One Glycine max cultivar Williams 82 chromosome 6, Glycine_max_v4.0, whole genome shotgun sequence DNA segment encodes these proteins:
- the LOC100812578 gene encoding transcription factor bHLH93 → MEFYDQDFLEELMTLRRETWDTNPSTEENQFFSNAWSFDCFDQNSLPYLPNSSCGQEVPQSYNNDYPFSEIYGSLLDESSPQIMDSYYGTLDITPLNTPPFLGQEDYPLSMMEEEDPGFLGEELKNLELQTTCKVEKTQSSEMPAFNMGTGLERKNNRSKKLQGQPSKNLMAERRRRKRLNDRLSMLRAIVPKISKMDRTSILGDTIDYMKELLEKINNLQQVEVDSSMAGIFKDVKPNEIIVRNSPKFEVERSVDTRVEICCAGKPGLLLSTVNTVEALGLEIQQCVISCFNDFTMQASCSEELEQRAMLSSEDIKQALFRSAGYGGRCL, encoded by the exons atggAGTTCTATGACCAAGATTTCTTGGAGGAATTAATGACACTAAGAAGAGAAACATGGGACACCAATCCAAGCACAGAAGAAAATCAGTTCTTCTCTAATGCTTGGAGTTTTGACTGTTTTGATCAAAACTCTCTACCTTACCTCCCAAACTCTTCTTGTGGTCAAGAAGTTCCTCAAAGTTACAATAACGACTACCCCTTCAGTGAAATCTATGGCTCCTTACTTGATGAATCCTCACCACAGATTATGGATTCATACTATGGCACCCTTGATATAACTCCACTCAATACCCCTCCATTTCTTGGTCAAGAGGATTATCCATTGTCCATGATGGAAGAAGAGGACCCGGGTTTTCTTGGGGAAGAGCTTAAGAATTTGGAGTTGCAAACCACATGCAAAGTGGAGAAAACACAATCCTCCGAAATGCCGGCTTTCAACATGGGAACGGGTCTGGAAAGAAAGAACAACCGATCAAAGAAGCTTCAGGGGCAACCCTCCAAGAATCTAATGGCggagaggagaagaagaaagagattgAACGACCGGCTCTCAATGCTAAGAGCAATTGTCCCCAAGATTAGTAAG ATGGATAGAACATCAATACTTGGAGACACTATTGATTACATGAAAGAACTTCTGGAGAAGATCAACAATCTGCAACAAGTAGAAGTAGATTCAAGCATGGCTGGCATTTTTAAAGATGTAAAGCCAAATGAAATCATAGTGAGAAATTCACCCAAG TTTGAGGTAGAGAGGAGTGTGGACACCCGGGTGGAAATTTGCTGTGCAGGGAAACCAGGGTTGTTACTATCCACAGTAAACACCGTGGAAGCATTAGGCCTAGAGATTCAACAATGTGTTATTAGCTGTTTCAATGATTTCACAATGCAGGCTTCTTGCTCAGAG GAATTGGAGCAAAGGGCAATGCTGAGTTCTGAAGATATAAAGCAAGCATTGTTTAGAAGTGCAGGATATGGAGGAAGATGTTTGTGA